Proteins encoded by one window of Nocardia goodfellowii:
- a CDS encoding carboxymuconolactone decarboxylase family protein yields the protein MPRLNLPELAPEVYKGWYDAEMAIRRGPLDATVRELVKIRVSQINGCLFCIDMHTTDARLHGETEQRIYYLNAWRESVKFTDAEKAALAYAEEVTTLGPHGVTDAVWAEVEKHFEEGARAGLVAVTAMINLWNRIGVPLRMEPAAP from the coding sequence ATGCCTCGCCTGAACCTGCCCGAACTCGCGCCCGAGGTCTATAAAGGCTGGTACGACGCCGAGATGGCGATCCGCCGCGGGCCGCTCGACGCGACGGTCCGGGAGCTGGTCAAGATCCGGGTCTCCCAGATCAACGGCTGCCTGTTCTGCATCGACATGCATACCACCGACGCCCGGCTGCACGGCGAAACCGAGCAGCGTATCTACTACCTGAACGCCTGGCGGGAGTCGGTGAAGTTCACCGATGCGGAGAAGGCCGCGCTCGCGTACGCCGAGGAGGTGACCACACTGGGTCCGCACGGCGTGACCGATGCGGTTTGGGCCGAGGTCGAGAAGCATTTCGAGGAAGGCGCCCGCGCGGGTCTGGTGGCGGTGACGGCCATGATCAACCTGTGGAACCGGATCGGCGTACCGCTGCGAATGGAGCCGGCCGCGCCGTGA
- a CDS encoding MerR family transcriptional regulator yields the protein MSGGGVTIGQAAAFVGVTIKTVRHYHKQGLVAEPERDSSGYRRYGSADLLRLVQVRTLAAAGVPLAEIGPLLDADADQFAAALADVERELTARIAELSARRDTLHRLADGNRTLLPDRAVALLERMPGLGFPPAEVETAREGWVLAKALAPEGFDEYLTHLERALDDPRFVAISLRGSEVTSWAPDDPRIEELATDMVEHYLANPEQLKILTGMQARTEAATRYRIIAHHGETQESAAAQVAALIEAKLRAAGIYIPRPDPH from the coding sequence GTGAGCGGCGGCGGAGTGACGATCGGCCAGGCCGCCGCGTTCGTCGGCGTCACGATCAAGACCGTGCGGCACTACCACAAGCAGGGTTTGGTCGCTGAACCCGAACGCGACAGCTCCGGCTATCGCCGATACGGTTCGGCTGACCTATTGCGCCTGGTCCAGGTCCGCACGCTGGCCGCCGCGGGGGTGCCGCTGGCCGAGATCGGCCCGTTGCTCGACGCCGACGCGGACCAGTTCGCCGCCGCCCTCGCCGACGTCGAACGGGAACTCACCGCCCGGATCGCGGAATTGTCCGCCCGCCGCGACACGCTGCACCGGCTCGCCGACGGCAACCGCACGCTCCTGCCTGACCGCGCGGTCGCGCTGCTGGAGCGGATGCCCGGCCTGGGCTTTCCGCCGGCGGAGGTGGAGACCGCCCGGGAAGGCTGGGTGCTGGCCAAGGCGCTGGCGCCGGAAGGTTTCGACGAGTACCTCACCCACCTCGAGCGCGCCCTCGACGACCCCCGGTTCGTCGCCATCAGCCTGCGCGGTTCGGAGGTGACGAGCTGGGCGCCGGATGATCCCCGCATCGAGGAACTCGCCACCGACATGGTCGAGCACTATCTCGCCAACCCCGAACAGCTGAAGATCCTGACCGGGATGCAGGCGCGCACCGAGGCCGCGACGCGCTACCGGATCATCGCCCACCACGGCGAAACACAGGAGTCGGCGGCGGCGCAGGTGGCGGCGCTGATCGAGGCCAAGTTGCGTGCCGCGGGCATCTACATCCCGAGACCGGATCCGCACTGA
- a CDS encoding potassium-transporting ATPase: MSVVVFTVLTVAVFALLGLIQRGVERL; encoded by the coding sequence ATGTCTGTCGTGGTGTTCACGGTGCTCACCGTGGCGGTTTTCGCCTTGCTCGGCCTGATCCAGCGCGGGGTGGAGCGGCTGTGA
- a CDS encoding YdcF family protein — translation MRKRTWLTVGGVVLTLLWGEWENWRASRREVGSAQGGSEAVVVLGYRNAGARANAMNKWRVRAGLRSIDSEADESRLVLCGGACGGPRSEAALMAEYARDRCGYRGTLVLEEQSRSTWENIAFAIPLLDDVDRIKIVSLPLHAEKARRYLARQRPDLASRLVPGAEYRFGEWMPLKPVLALYGLRKDAQGR, via the coding sequence ATGCGGAAACGGACCTGGCTGACAGTTGGCGGTGTCGTGCTGACGCTGTTGTGGGGTGAGTGGGAGAACTGGCGGGCCTCCCGCCGGGAAGTAGGGTCCGCGCAGGGCGGCTCCGAGGCCGTCGTGGTGCTCGGGTACCGCAACGCGGGGGCGCGCGCCAACGCGATGAACAAGTGGCGGGTGCGTGCTGGTCTGAGGTCGATCGACTCCGAGGCGGACGAGAGTCGGCTCGTGCTGTGCGGCGGCGCGTGCGGGGGCCCGCGCAGCGAAGCGGCGCTGATGGCCGAGTACGCCAGAGACAGGTGTGGGTATCGCGGAACGCTCGTGCTCGAGGAGCAGAGCCGGAGTACTTGGGAGAACATCGCTTTCGCGATTCCGCTGCTCGACGACGTGGACCGTATCAAGATCGTTTCGCTGCCCCTGCACGCGGAGAAGGCCCGGCGTTATCTCGCTCGTCAACGTCCCGACCTGGCGTCGCGTCTGGTCCCCGGCGCGGAGTACCGGTTCGGTGAGTGGATGCCGCTGAAACCGGTGCTCGCGCTCTACGGTTTGCGAAAGGACGCGCAGGGTCGCTAA
- the kdpB gene encoding potassium-transporting ATPase subunit KdpB, with translation MPSTAVAELDTVVAVRRPRNVRSGLLDPEMMRKSLPGAIRKLDPRTLWRNPVLLVVELGALWATVLAIATPSFFAWAIVVWLWLTVVFANLAEAVAEGRGKAQADSLRKAKTDTVARRLVHWAPGAAGPEETVAAPELRRGDYVVVEAGGVIPGDGDVVEGIASVDESAITGESAPVIRESGGDRSAVTGGTTVLSDRIVVKITQEPGASFIDKMIALVEGASRQKTPNEIALNILLAALTLIFVFAVVTLQPLAIYAKQNSPGVADTAALDGHGITGIVLVSLLVCLIPTTIGALLSAIGIAGMDRLVQRNVLAMSGRAVEAAGDVNTLLLDKTGTITLGNRQASGFAAVPGVTAAELADAAQLSSLADETPEGRSIVVYAKQAHGLRERSPGELTHAHWVEFTAQTRMSGVDIDHRQLRKGAASAVTEWVRAQGGSVPTELGALVDGISASGGTPLVVGETANGSARVLGVIHLKDVVKQGMRERFDEMRRMGIRTVMITGDNPLTAKAIAEEAGVDDFLAEATPEDKLALIKSEQDGGRLVAMTGDGTNDAPALAQADVGVAMNTGTSAAKEAGNMVDLDSDPTKLIEIVEIGKQLLITRGALTTFSIANDIAKYFAIIPALFVALFPGLDLLNIMRLHSPQTAILSAVVFNALVIIALIPLALRGVRYQPSHASKLLSRNLLVYGLGGIIAPFLGIKLIDLIVQHLPGMA, from the coding sequence ATGCCAAGTACCGCAGTAGCAGAACTCGACACTGTCGTTGCCGTGCGGCGACCGCGGAACGTGCGCAGCGGGCTGCTCGACCCCGAGATGATGCGCAAGTCGCTGCCCGGCGCGATCCGCAAGCTGGACCCGCGCACGCTGTGGCGCAATCCGGTGCTGCTCGTCGTCGAACTCGGCGCGCTCTGGGCCACCGTGCTGGCGATCGCGACACCGTCCTTCTTCGCCTGGGCCATCGTCGTATGGCTTTGGCTCACCGTCGTTTTCGCCAATCTCGCCGAAGCGGTGGCCGAGGGCAGGGGTAAGGCGCAGGCCGACTCGTTGCGCAAGGCCAAGACCGACACCGTCGCGCGCCGCCTGGTGCACTGGGCGCCCGGCGCCGCCGGGCCGGAGGAAACCGTGGCGGCCCCCGAATTACGGCGCGGTGACTACGTGGTGGTCGAGGCGGGCGGGGTCATTCCCGGTGACGGTGACGTGGTCGAAGGCATCGCGTCGGTGGACGAATCGGCCATCACCGGCGAATCCGCGCCCGTCATCCGGGAATCCGGCGGTGACCGGTCCGCGGTCACCGGCGGCACCACGGTGCTGTCGGACCGGATCGTCGTCAAGATCACCCAGGAGCCCGGGGCCAGCTTCATCGACAAGATGATCGCTCTGGTCGAGGGCGCGTCACGGCAGAAGACGCCGAACGAGATCGCGCTGAACATCCTGCTCGCCGCACTGACGCTGATCTTCGTCTTCGCGGTGGTGACCCTGCAACCGCTGGCGATCTACGCCAAGCAGAACAGTCCCGGCGTCGCCGACACCGCCGCCCTGGACGGTCATGGCATCACCGGCATCGTGCTGGTCTCCCTGCTGGTCTGCCTGATCCCCACCACCATCGGCGCGCTGTTGTCCGCGATCGGCATCGCGGGCATGGACCGGCTGGTGCAGCGCAATGTGCTGGCCATGTCGGGTCGCGCGGTCGAAGCCGCCGGTGACGTGAACACGTTGTTGCTGGACAAGACCGGCACCATCACCCTCGGCAACCGCCAGGCCTCCGGCTTCGCTGCGGTGCCCGGGGTGACAGCGGCCGAATTGGCCGATGCCGCACAGCTTTCCAGCCTCGCCGACGAGACGCCGGAGGGCCGGTCCATCGTCGTCTACGCCAAGCAAGCCCACGGCCTGCGGGAGCGCTCCCCCGGCGAGCTGACCCACGCGCACTGGGTGGAATTCACCGCCCAGACCCGGATGTCGGGTGTGGACATCGACCACCGTCAGCTGCGCAAGGGCGCGGCGAGTGCGGTCACCGAGTGGGTGCGCGCCCAAGGCGGCTCCGTCCCAACCGAACTCGGAGCCCTGGTGGACGGGATCTCCGCGTCCGGCGGCACCCCCCTGGTCGTCGGCGAAACCGCGAACGGCTCCGCGCGCGTGCTCGGCGTGATCCACCTGAAGGATGTCGTCAAACAAGGCATGCGCGAGCGTTTCGACGAAATGCGCCGCATGGGGATTCGCACCGTGATGATCACCGGGGACAACCCGTTGACCGCCAAGGCGATCGCCGAGGAGGCCGGTGTCGACGACTTTCTCGCCGAAGCCACCCCCGAGGACAAGCTGGCGCTGATCAAGTCCGAACAGGACGGCGGACGCCTGGTCGCCATGACCGGTGACGGCACCAACGACGCGCCCGCCCTCGCCCAGGCCGACGTCGGCGTCGCCATGAACACCGGCACCTCGGCCGCCAAAGAGGCGGGCAACATGGTGGATCTGGATTCGGATCCGACCAAGCTGATCGAGATCGTGGAAATCGGCAAACAGCTGCTCATCACCCGCGGCGCGCTCACCACGTTCTCCATCGCCAACGACATCGCCAAGTACTTCGCGATCATTCCCGCGCTGTTCGTGGCGCTGTTCCCCGGCTTGGACCTGCTCAACATCATGCGGCTGCACAGCCCGCAGACGGCGATCCTGTCCGCGGTCGTGTTCAACGCCCTGGTGATCATCGCGCTGATTCCGCTGGCGCTGCGCGGCGTGCGCTACCAGCCGTCCCATGCCTCGAAGCTGTTGAGCCGCAACCTGTTGGTCTACGGGCTCGGCGGCATCATCGCGCCCTTCCTCGGCATCAAACTCATCGACCTCATCGTCCAACACCTCCCTGGGATGGCCTGA
- a CDS encoding winged helix DNA-binding domain-containing protein, producing the protein MTELSLRELNRTLLVRQMLAERVELTPLELVRHLVAVQGQEPNWPYVGLWTRLVDFTHAELEALLHDRKLVRSTMIRRTVHLAAAEDFAWLRPTMQPWIDAMLKAAYYREEIEGVDLERLAATGRALLSGKALSRSDFGKLLAEHFPDRHVRRLAESVEVMVPLAHSPETGAWGRWRNRYVTVGLADEWIGTPLAAADPQQLIRRYLAAFGPATVADMQAWSGTTKLAEVIDDMRSELAVFTDDQHKVLFDLPDAPLADPDLEVPVRFLPAFDNAVLGHKDRRRIIAEEDRLRIAKEASAGVPMYLVDGFVHGRWALDDATIRITPWYPLSSADEAAVRAEAEALLPFIAPGAEGKVVIEG; encoded by the coding sequence ATGACGGAACTATCGCTGCGGGAACTGAACCGGACGCTGCTGGTGCGCCAGATGCTGGCCGAGCGGGTCGAGCTCACGCCGCTGGAGCTGGTCCGGCATCTGGTGGCGGTACAGGGCCAGGAACCGAACTGGCCCTACGTCGGATTGTGGACGCGGCTGGTCGATTTCACCCACGCCGAGCTCGAAGCTCTGCTGCACGACCGGAAATTGGTGCGCTCCACCATGATTCGCCGCACTGTGCACCTCGCCGCCGCCGAGGATTTCGCCTGGCTGCGGCCCACGATGCAGCCCTGGATCGACGCGATGCTGAAAGCGGCCTATTACCGCGAGGAGATCGAGGGCGTCGACCTGGAGCGCTTGGCCGCCACCGGCCGCGCGCTGTTGTCCGGTAAGGCATTGTCCCGCAGTGATTTCGGCAAACTCCTCGCCGAGCACTTCCCGGACCGCCATGTTCGCCGCCTCGCCGAATCCGTCGAAGTCATGGTCCCGCTCGCACACAGCCCCGAAACCGGCGCCTGGGGGCGCTGGCGCAACCGTTACGTCACCGTCGGCCTCGCCGACGAGTGGATCGGCACGCCCCTCGCCGCCGCCGACCCGCAGCAGCTGATCCGCCGCTATCTCGCCGCCTTCGGCCCGGCCACCGTAGCCGACATGCAGGCATGGTCCGGCACCACCAAGCTCGCCGAGGTGATCGACGATATGCGTTCGGAGCTGGCGGTTTTCACCGACGACCAGCACAAGGTCCTCTTCGATCTGCCCGACGCTCCGCTGGCCGATCCCGACCTGGAGGTCCCGGTCCGCTTCCTGCCCGCCTTCGACAACGCCGTCCTCGGTCACAAAGACCGCCGCCGCATCATCGCCGAGGAAGATCGCCTGCGCATCGCCAAGGAGGCCTCCGCCGGTGTCCCCATGTACCTGGTAGACGGCTTCGTCCACGGCCGCTGGGCACTCGACGACGCCACCATCCGCATCACGCCCTGGTATCCGCTGTCCAGCGCCGACGAGGCCGCCGTACGCGCCGAGGCCGAAGCGCTGCTGCCGTTCATCGCGCCGGGCGCGGAGGGGAAGGTCGTCATCGAGGGGTAG
- the kdpA gene encoding potassium-transporting ATPase subunit KdpA produces MNTTTAGIVFLASLVLALALVHRPLGDYMYRVYNGDKHSRFERVIFRMIGVQPEVEQTWPVYARSVLAFSAISVFFLYFFLLLQGHLPWHLDDPGTPMTAALAWNTAVSFVTNTNWQNYAGESTLGHLVQMAGLAVQNFVSAAVGMSVAMALVRGFARHRTGDLGNFWVDLVRGTLRILLPIAFVSALVLVAGGVVQNFQLHDQVAQTLGGATQTIPGGPVASQEVIKELGTNGGGFYNTNSAHPFENPNTWTNWLEIFLLLVISFSLPRTFGRMVGSPKQGYAIVAVMGTLALLSVTLLSVFQSQHHGTVPTAIGASMEGVEQRFGVANSAAFASATTLTSTGAVNSFHDSYTSLGGMMTMFNMQLGEIAPGGVGSGLYGMLILAVITVFLAGLMVGRTPEFLGKKITPREIKLAASYFLISPLIVLVGTAIAMAMPGQRAAMLNSGPHGLSEVLYAFTSAANNNGSAFAGLSGNTDWYNTALGLAMAFGRFLPVLFVLALAGSLARQGHTPASIGTLPTHRPQFVGLVVGVTFILVALTFLPALALGPLAEGIH; encoded by the coding sequence GTGAACACGACTACCGCCGGGATCGTCTTCCTCGCGTCCCTGGTTCTCGCGCTGGCCCTGGTACACAGGCCGCTCGGCGACTACATGTACCGGGTGTACAACGGCGACAAGCACTCTCGGTTCGAACGGGTCATCTTTCGGATGATCGGTGTGCAACCCGAAGTCGAGCAGACCTGGCCGGTGTACGCGCGCAGCGTGCTGGCCTTCTCCGCGATCAGCGTCTTCTTCCTGTACTTCTTCCTGCTGTTGCAGGGCCACCTACCCTGGCATCTGGACGATCCCGGCACGCCGATGACCGCCGCGCTGGCCTGGAACACCGCGGTCAGTTTCGTGACGAACACCAACTGGCAGAACTACGCGGGCGAGTCCACCCTGGGGCACCTGGTGCAGATGGCGGGGCTGGCGGTACAGAATTTCGTGTCCGCGGCGGTCGGCATGTCGGTAGCGATGGCACTGGTGCGCGGATTCGCCCGTCACCGCACCGGAGACCTGGGCAACTTCTGGGTCGATCTGGTGCGCGGCACGCTCCGCATCCTGCTGCCGATCGCGTTCGTCTCGGCGCTCGTGCTGGTCGCGGGCGGTGTCGTGCAGAACTTCCAGTTACACGACCAGGTAGCCCAAACCCTCGGTGGCGCAACGCAAACCATCCCCGGTGGGCCGGTGGCCAGCCAGGAGGTGATCAAGGAACTCGGTACCAACGGCGGCGGTTTCTACAACACCAACTCCGCGCACCCGTTCGAGAACCCGAACACCTGGACCAACTGGCTGGAGATCTTCCTGCTGCTGGTGATCAGCTTCTCGCTGCCACGCACCTTCGGGCGCATGGTGGGTAGTCCCAAGCAGGGTTACGCCATCGTGGCGGTGATGGGCACGCTCGCGTTGCTGAGTGTGACGCTGCTGAGCGTCTTCCAATCGCAGCACCACGGCACGGTGCCGACCGCGATCGGCGCGTCCATGGAAGGCGTGGAACAGCGTTTCGGCGTAGCGAATTCGGCCGCTTTCGCTTCCGCGACCACGCTCACCTCGACGGGTGCGGTGAACTCCTTCCACGACTCCTACACCAGCCTCGGCGGCATGATGACGATGTTCAACATGCAACTCGGCGAAATCGCGCCCGGCGGTGTGGGTTCGGGGCTCTACGGCATGCTGATCCTGGCGGTGATCACAGTCTTCCTCGCCGGGCTCATGGTCGGCCGGACGCCGGAATTCCTGGGCAAGAAGATCACGCCGCGCGAAATCAAGCTCGCGGCTTCCTATTTCCTGATCAGCCCGCTGATCGTGCTGGTGGGCACGGCTATCGCGATGGCCATGCCCGGTCAGCGGGCGGCGATGCTGAACTCCGGGCCGCACGGACTCTCGGAAGTGCTGTACGCCTTCACCTCCGCCGCGAACAACAACGGTTCGGCGTTCGCGGGTCTGTCCGGCAACACCGACTGGTACAACACCGCGCTCGGGCTGGCCATGGCGTTCGGCCGGTTCCTGCCCGTCCTGTTCGTGCTCGCCCTGGCCGGTTCGCTTGCCCGGCAAGGTCATACCCCCGCGTCGATCGGCACGCTGCCCACCCACCGGCCACAGTTCGTCGGCCTGGTCGTCGGAGTCACGTTCATCCTGGTCGCGCTCACCTTCCTGCCCGCGCTCGCGCTCGGGCCGCTCGCCGAGGGAATCCACTGA
- a CDS encoding potassium-transporting ATPase subunit F gives MIANLIGLILAIGVALYMVAALLFPERF, from the coding sequence GTGATCGCGAATCTGATCGGCCTGATCCTGGCCATCGGCGTCGCGCTCTACATGGTCGCGGCGCTGCTCTTCCCGGAAAGGTTCTAG
- a CDS encoding VOC family protein → MCNTPFQPPRPTAPALQYLQVTVTDIDESLAFYRDALGLELVNDLGSGDKRWVTLSSPAQPGLEYVLSRPHAGRTQEDGDALQTLLTKGILPMLVFTTDDLDATFERVRAAGAEVLQEPVDRPWGPRDSAFRDPSGTTVRIQQGEVVLRSRVKAPATTA, encoded by the coding sequence ATGTGCAACACACCGTTCCAGCCGCCCCGCCCCACCGCCCCGGCCCTGCAGTACCTCCAGGTGACCGTCACCGATATCGACGAATCCCTGGCCTTCTACCGCGACGCCCTCGGCCTGGAACTCGTCAACGACCTCGGCTCCGGCGACAAACGCTGGGTCACCCTCAGCAGCCCGGCCCAGCCCGGCCTCGAGTACGTCCTCTCCCGACCGCACGCCGGCCGCACCCAGGAAGACGGCGACGCCCTCCAGACCCTGCTAACCAAGGGCATCCTCCCCATGCTCGTCTTCACCACCGACGACCTCGACGCCACCTTCGAACGTGTCAGAGCCGCCGGTGCCGAAGTCCTCCAGGAACCCGTCGATCGCCCTTGGGGGCCAAGGGATTCCGCATTCCGCGACCCCTCCGGTACCACCGTGCGCATCCAGCAGGGCGAAGTCGTCCTGCGCAGCCGCGTCAAGGCACCCGCCACGACAGCGTGA
- a CDS encoding potassium-transporting ATPase subunit C: protein MRLSTWIRQHLAALRALLILTVCTGIVYPLAVYAAAQLPGLRDGAEGSLQRAGGKVVGSSLIGQSFTDAEGNALPYFQSRPSAAGDGYDPMSSAASNLGPEDIVDTDARASLLTQVCARSRAIGDRERVDGSRPFCTEDGVGAVLSVLGTRGTDGDVAHPTRVVSVNQLCPATPFLGSYRGVTVECAQPGEDYAAGLIVPIRGNASAEPAVPADAVTASGSGLDPDISPEYAAIQVARVADVRGATVEQVREVVAAHTKGRALGFLGEQRVNVLRLNLDLDQRYPIRG, encoded by the coding sequence ATGCGACTGTCGACCTGGATCCGGCAACACCTCGCCGCGTTACGCGCGCTCCTGATCCTGACCGTGTGCACCGGAATCGTTTATCCCCTGGCGGTTTACGCCGCCGCGCAGCTTCCAGGGCTGCGCGACGGAGCCGAGGGCTCGCTGCAGCGGGCCGGCGGAAAGGTGGTGGGCTCCAGTCTGATCGGTCAGTCCTTCACCGATGCCGAGGGCAACGCGCTGCCGTACTTCCAGAGCAGGCCGTCGGCGGCGGGCGACGGATACGACCCGATGTCGAGTGCGGCGAGCAACCTCGGACCGGAGGACATCGTCGACACCGACGCGCGCGCAAGCCTTTTGACGCAGGTGTGCGCGCGAAGCAGGGCGATAGGCGACCGGGAGCGCGTCGATGGATCCCGGCCATTCTGCACCGAGGATGGAGTCGGAGCGGTGCTGTCCGTGCTCGGAACGCGGGGCACGGACGGCGATGTCGCGCACCCGACCCGCGTGGTCAGCGTCAATCAGCTCTGTCCCGCAACGCCTTTCCTCGGTTCCTATCGCGGCGTCACTGTCGAATGCGCGCAGCCGGGCGAGGACTACGCCGCCGGGCTGATTGTGCCGATTCGGGGAAATGCCTCCGCCGAGCCCGCTGTCCCCGCCGACGCCGTGACCGCGAGCGGCAGCGGACTGGACCCGGACATCTCCCCCGAGTACGCGGCTATCCAGGTGGCGCGAGTCGCCGACGTGCGCGGGGCCACCGTCGAGCAAGTGCGGGAGGTGGTCGCGGCGCATACCAAGGGCCGCGCCCTCGGATTCCTCGGTGAACAGCGCGTCAACGTGTTGCGGCTGAACCTGGATCTGGACCAGCGGTACCCCATCCGGGGGTGA